In the Pocillopora verrucosa isolate sample1 chromosome 4, ASM3666991v2, whole genome shotgun sequence genome, TGAGGTGGGAAGAACGACATTAACCCACGAAAATCGTGCGTTGTGGACTttgaaaagaaacgaaaatcTGCTGATGGTAATGACATGACGAATTTTTACTTGTTGACCTTTAAGCCAAAAGTAAGCGTGACTATAATTATTTGTTGCGGTAAATTTCAATAAAGTGTATCCAGGGATATGTTTCCGTGGCATTTTTTATGATACCCACTTACACTCGAAAGTGAAGGCACTTTGAGAGTTTAGATGGCTGAATCGATATCTTTctcatacaaaaaaatttctcataCAACTTTACCGACTTCTCACTCTGTTTCACTTCTTTTCACATATTTATCAAAGTCTTGCAGTGGCTTTAAGGACAAAAAGTGGAATCTGTCCGATTGTCCCTGATGGAGAACGAGGATTGCTACCTTACACGTCACCTGTGACATGAGTGACAAAGGCGGAGTTGGCGTGACTGTCATAAGTCACGACAGCGAGAACAGGACATTGGTAGACGGATATGAAGCCGGGGAATCCTACTCTCGCAACATACACTACAAAGGAGCGAACATCTCTCAGCTAGTGAGTCTCATCAACGTTCCCCAACAGCGTGAGCAGTTTATCAAGTACGAGTGCCTCGATTCTACAATGCACGATGCTTTCTGGGTGTCACGCGAGTCAATAGAAATGAACTATCGGGGCGGAGCAGCTCCTGATCCAGATAGTCCTATGAAGTGGCACATGCAGAATGAACAACACCtgtgcaagaaaaaagaaagtttgtaaCTGTTTAACAGGTGAAAGAAACTGGCATGAAAATAGTGGTCTTCTCATTGAAAAGACATATCTACCAGTAAAACAGCTGAGGCTTGGAGATACAGGTACTAACGGGATATCGAATATCGACGAGAAGGGCTACCATACCTAAGGAAAATTTAAGTGTTATGGAATCCACTGAGTTTGTAAGATAACATCAGCGAGATAGTCTAACAAAATCAATGCTGGCTTTCCTTTCCCTCCCAATTGATTTACTGATTTGTTCATTTAGTTTGAAGATATTAGTCACGGGAGCTCACCATCGCTTAAAGTAGTTATGATTTGGTAAGCACAGAAAATAGGACTCCATAATgattgagagaaaaaaattatgggaatgtattttttacagctgtttggaaCGGCGTGCAAATTACCTGTGGATACAGACGTGCGATCCGTCGCGTTTCGATGATTCaacctttgttttatttctcactTCGTATTTCTTTAGTCTCTAAAATGGTGGCCTTTATCAGAATGGAACAAATCTTATTTTATTCCGCTCGTAAATTTCGGCAGCAGCTGGACAGCGAGGGCcaagttgttactttcaggtcTTAACATGACGCTTTTTACTGCCTTACACACGTGTGATGTATCACATCACGTGACCTGAAGAGGAATGTATCggggcaaaaataaaaaaagggcaaaaattTGGTGTCAGTTACCCTTCAACGACGGACAGTACAAATCGGCTTCGTGAAAACCCGAATATTAATCAGATCATCCACGTATCCAAATTATCTAGCTAGCGTCAAACGTTTATGGCATAAAAAAGCACGAAAATGATTGTTTATATCAAAATtagaatcaaagtgctctgtgagcaaactcgtgaattgacacatgattttttggattatgtttaatgttatctggtttagggaattttttggttgattgtcatatctagagtacgagcagtagttcagtgttcgctaatgtagcaaagaaacaaagtaacgttgggataagaaggcattacaattgaagtgatcatgctattgcatttgacaagggtggatgatgtcatgtgttttaaacgtatatcatttttgtttctggttcaaaagaaaaggttggaagtaaatgagggtgaaaagtgaaatttactttctatcattgtaaatgttggaaaatcaaggcagtACTGTcataatgaaaacattaacgataccttctttatcaaatgagataAACGGGAACGaattttgagtgatataactaagtcaagactgccaccgtcattttggatctccgcctgggtagattttagtcacgtgctaggcaacgtataatcaataacatgacagaatttcatttcaggcctatctatcaattttgtggtgtatgactttcgcattttagtacgtaatatttattttgaatcttcaagttgtcttgaaacttaaaagaaaattgttctttaagaattcactgaaaatcggtagctaaaattgtttgtttgggtgttatttgattttcgtgttaacttgtaatttcgtcagtcgccggcatcttttaTTGCTTCGCACAGGAGAAACAAACGATACGAAACGTattgatcgattttgtcctcaatctcacgccataacagacaaagcttttgaacatctgtaaactccgagcgcttcgcagtaagtgatattttcaatgaatcttcggatttttttcaagttcaaggattgtaaattacaattttatgaaaaacgacggttgttctgttatttcagtgtgaatccttgcatgcctgccagtaGCTGGcaccgcttgttgaaactaaaacgaaaaaaaaaaaactctttcaagactatcattggcttctttttcaccccaccactattcttagcaacaaaggtcgacatttcgtttgtttattgctcgccaaaaactatcaaatgcactcaaaagcctaaaatcgaaaaaaagtttacaggaatcgaccaatcgagcgagcgagcgagcgaatgccattctCCACaccatatctacaactcgctcttgcgcatgcgcgcaattcacgagttaaaaagggcAGAATTTCTGACAATATGCCATCTTCTGGACGGAAACTAGACAGGTGAATTCATCAACAAGCGCAACTAGCGCATACTACATAAATTCACGTCCCGCTTCTTGCGGTTAAGTAGGACTTTTAGTTGGATGCTCTAGTTGGACTCATCGGGTACTGTTTCGcttacatttgtttttctcgtctCGCAAAGCAATGTTACAAGTTTCACGTTTTACGCGAAGACCGCTTAACATTTCAAGGAAACTTGACTCTGCGCCTTTGCATGCGAGGTtggtaaaattaaagaaatgactgtttaattttgtttgtcgccatttttttccctcaacgttattgtggttgtttttctccctttccttttttccaaagcCCATTCCTACTCGAAATCATTTTCCCCTTAGTAAACGTGTTGCTCGGCGGCTGAGAGTCAATAATACTGAAGATAAATTGGTATATAGTCTGATGCAAGGTTTGAATCTTCAGGGAGAACTCTTGTGGTGATTTTCTTAGTCTCAGGCTAGAGACAGAAGTCTAGGAAATAGGAAGGGGTTTGTTTCACTACAGTGTAACACCATTCCCATAGTTACCTGTTGAAACATGATAACTTTCGTGCAACAGATTTTTGCAGGTCCGATACCTTGCATTTGGTATTAGACGGTATTGGAATGGTGATAGtcataaaaaaaagcaaaaagacaCCATGCACATGAGGTACCATAAGACACAAAGAGAAGAGTAATGGAAAACGCACTAACAAATGCATAAAGGAAAGggaatttaaaagtaaacacaTAGAACAGTGACCACCACAAAAAAATTCTGCTCTTCAAAGGGAATTTATTTCAACTGACAAGCTCACTCATCATCCTCTTCCTCATCTTCACCATCACCCTGCTGCTTCAGGAAGTAAGCTTTCTTCTGTGCAACACGAGCCTTGCGCTGTTGGAGGGACATCTTCTTGCGGTTAtacctggaaaaaaaatgcatgttCAAAAATTGCTTGACACTGCAACAATCATAACCCATGTCCACAGTCACAGAACCAAATAGGTTCAAAGCAACTCCAGATTTTAATACCACCATGGTGACTGACCAACCAATCCATGAACAGAATCAGTTTGATAGAGCTCACCTCTTGGGTGTGACTTCCTTCTTCTGTGAAGGCTTGGCCACAGGATCCTCACGAATGGCAGCATGGGCTTTCTTGTAGAGCTCCTCAATCTGTGAACACCATGGAATCAAGACTGTTTGTAGTTcatgaagaatttgaagaacTGGAAAGTTTGCGTGGCTTTTGGATAAGACTGCTCGAATCAAAGGACTTGATTATCACCATTAAAATAAGATTGTTTATGCTATTACAGTGCCACCAAATTGGTTGCcacagcattaaaaaaaaattttgatccCTGCACAGCACTGTATTTGCAGCATAAGTTGCCCATTGGGGAACTGTGGTTGGTGGCCATGTAACAAGTACTATTGTTTCTACAGCTGAGTTTTAATGaggtaaacattttcttttgcctttaccattttctttttggcTGCCCTTAAGACGCTGCACCAATCTCCAAAAATGCATGTCCACTATACTGCTCACTAGAAACACTAAGATCATTTTGGTCAACCAAAAAAACATTcatcaaacagaaaattacaTGTAAGTCCTAACCTGATCTGGTTCAATGCCATTCTTAATGTACTGAGAGAACTGTTTCTTGTAAGCCTCTTCATCTTGTTCTTTCAACTCTGTCATGAAATTTGCTACATGCTGACCAAAGATGTGATTACGATGGATCTCAGCATTGAATTCTTTGGATTCGCAATCATAACCTGGGAAACGCTTCATGCTGTGGACACAGAAATACACAGAAATAATTGCATTTGTCATTAAAACGCTAGGTGAAAGTGATTTAAGTAGTGGGCACCATTGCTGAACAACAAATTGAAATCACTGGGAGTATTAACTGCAAAACTTGGGAATAAAATACATGACAGCAATGGGTCACATGTAACCTTGAACTGATTCCCTTTCCATGTCCTTCCTGTTGCAAAATGTACTATACTTAGGTGGAAAATAAAGGAAGTAAGCAATTCCTAAAGAAAAAGAGCATTCTTCATATTCAATCACCACTTCAGTAGGGCAAAGTTCATAAAATCAGCATGGTAGATTCCAGACAAATACTCAAGCAATTATACGCAAGACCCAACATAAATTCctgataaatactttccttACTCACCACCTTTATGCTTGACAGTGTGTGAAGGAGGCAAGGAGAATTTCAACCTTTCGCTCTCATGGCACAGAGACAATTCTGTGCTTTGTCtgtgttacattttttttaattctatccTGGAGAATTCAGTGTTTAATCAAATAATAAACCATAATGAAGAGTTTTTCCTTCTCCTCAGCACCCTTCTggttgaaaatgtattgatttgGTAAAGAGAAAGTCTTTGGTTTGTcctgggagtttaaaggttaaccTTTGACTCCCTTGAGTGatgaagacagaatttctctttacaatatcaatacaacatcaacacAACATCAggcagatgagtgatgagaatagagagaATATCAATGAGTggattattacttgatccagtactaaattctctgaactaacatcataagcaTTAAATGGCATACAGTAAGGAGAGTCACAAGTCAGATCTAATAGTGAAAGGGTTGAGTACAGATCAATCTTGGCATTAAAGGATTCAGTTGTCATAGTTTCAAATCAAAAtgtcaatgtttgattcaagttCTGCAATCattggaatattttttatttcactggAGGTTTTCTCATCTAAACAGTATTCTGCCTTACCTATGAGGAATGTCAAGGCCCCCGTCTACCGCTCCTTTCAGAGCACCAAACACCCTTGCTCCAGTAGTGGTTCTTGCCAATCCAACATCCAGGAAAGCCCTAAAAGCGCCTGGGGATCCATCAACACTTTCCACATTGTACTCCTCCCCGTTGACTTCATCTGTTCCTGTGTAGATCTCGTGCAGGTTCAGTTTGGTGAGCAGCTGTCACAAGGAAGCACAGAAAATAAGGTAGGTAAACAACTGCTAATCAAAATTCGCAAATTGAATAACATGCAATTTCTTCAGATCTTGACAACAACAATTTACTGTAGCTGAAAATTCTGAAGAACTAAAATTTTCTTGCCCTTGTTAGCTGAAGCAATACTCTTAAAAGTCAAGATTATGATGGGCTACCAAACAAACCTTGACATTAAATCTAACCAAAAGGCAGTTACAGGCCTTGAAAAGTTGCAGTAGACTGCCTGCaatttgttttgaatgaaaCCCATAAAGATGCATTAAACATGATTGAATAGAAAACTTATAGTATGACTTTGGTGGAGGGTAAGAAAGGATGATATTTATGTACAGTATAAGGGGAACTCCTGCCAAAGCAGAGAACCTCAACTTTGAAGAGACTGATTGAGTTACAAGTAAGTGTTGGAAATTTGGTTTACAAACCCCTTTGATGCTTTCATGGGTAtagtttttatttgaattgttcCTTTTTAGCTGTGAAAATGGATCCCACAACATATCATCCCAACTTTATTGATTGGAATACACAAACTGATTACCAAAAGAAGAAAGAcagggaaaaatgaaaacaaaaattaaataagtaATAAGTTAATGTATATCGATTGATTAATTGTGTGGAGCAAAAGAACTTACACGACGTGCTAGCAAAAGACCAGTACAATAAGCTGCAGCATAATTGGTCAACCCGACCTTGATGCCATAACGAGGAAGCTCGTGTGCATAAGCAGCACTAACGATAACATCCCCTTCGAGTTTGGCATACGCTATCTGCAATATAATGAGTTACAGTGAGTAAAACTAGGCTGATTAcaaataatatttatatttttttaatgttgaaatCTTAGacaaaacaatgttttcagATACAGTtattaaaagaggaaaaacacaGAATAGATTAACACGACTTTGGGAAAAGTTGCACAACTCAAATCAAGCACTCAACAAAAATGGAAACTGATGTACTTTCCTACTATAACTAGTGTACAACAACACTTACAGCAATCCAAAATATTCACATAATAGTATCAGATACTTGAACCCATGCATTCACACTTAAATAAGTTGTACAGTTATTAAGGAACATGAAATCTGATGACATCAACTTTTATTAAGCCATGTTATTCCAGTAGAATTCTAGACACCCATCTCAATATATTTATAATTAAGTATTAATCTCGTGTAAAACAATAACTGGAGGTTATTTCCTAGTTTCTGTAGAATGAGGTGGCTGGGAGTAAAACTCTTTCCCCTGGATGGGACTAAAAGTCCTTTGCAAGGGTTACTACTCAGCATTTCATCACACTTCCTGAAATTTTGCTAGTACGCATGTAACCCCTATtcgcccaagaacacaacaggATGACCCTGCAAgatcttgaacccagacctctgaACTCAGAGTCCAGTTCACTAGCCATTAGTTGGCCACATCTGCCTCTTAAATCTTGTTCAATTTGCACAGATCCAGTACCTCAGTTTTCCTCAAAATTTAaccctcttcttcttcttctttgttaGACTGATGAGTAAATCTTCCCTCCTCACAATTTCATAGAACTATTAGCCAAACAGGCCACGACAGTCAAAACAGACATCAGCTGGGAAACGATTTCTTGAACTCATCCAAATTCTTAATCAAATTAACACATAATCGTGCCGCAGCTAAATAGGAGAATTATTTACTAGATCATACGAACTTTTAGATTCCACGTGTTTTTACAAATATGGGGAAAACTAAGATTTACATACGATGCTCTACAAGTTTAGTACCTACCTGGCATGTGATGTCCTTATTTGTGAAACGAACGACAAATCGGTACTTAGGCGTGTTATACTTGTTCTTATCCTGGGTCACCAGACGTTTACGGGCATAATAATCGGTTTTACCCTCTGTTATAAGAACAAAACACAGCCATGTAACGGTGAGTTCCTGTAGCATGGGAAGATTTGACTTAAAAAGGCAACAGCGACTTCAAGGAAAGTTTGTTGTCATGTACTTTAGGTAAAACTGACCTCGTCGTCTCTTGAATTTGACCTGGAAACGCTTGAAGTACGCTTTGTTCTTGATTACTTTGACAAATCCCTATTTGGAAAATTAAAACGTTCCAAGATAAGAGTCACACTTTCGTAAAAGCCATCTCGAGATATCTCTGCCATCGCATCATCCCACATGCCGAAAGTATCaccaaagacaaaaaatgtcATCAAATGAATCAAAAATAATGTTCTTTTTATTCAAATCTTACCATTTCTAGGATTAAATAAGGAAAACCAAGGACACCTCAGGTAGCTTCGGCTAGAGGCTGACAGAAAAACTAAGAGGAAGCTTACAAGGTGGCGCGCGTTGTTTGTAGGGATTGAAAGCTTCATGATGTCATACCGGAAGTAAATGtagcaacatttttttaaaaaaaccagcTTTGAAATAATATGGCTAAAAAGGATTGTTTACTTAGTAATTACACATACTAGAATTATacttcaaagaaatttgaaatccGCGAAACTTGTTCGAAGCCGTTTCTGCCAAAGGTGAAATACAGTATTAGATGGATTTACTGTGGTTTCATAATGACGTCATCATCGGGACTTTCCCTCAACCCAGTCTCCCTCATACTTCGGAAAGGTCAAAATGGCCTCTGTTATGGGAGAGACGATGTTTGAATGTTAGCAGTAATTTCGAAACATATCTGCTCCTGAACGAGATGAATAGCTTCTCGGAGACTAACCGTATCCTGTATAAGATTTCTAACGAGATGAGAGATCGGGATcttcaaaatataaaacacTTGTGCCACGGACGGATACCTTTGGGCGACCTCGAAAAATCGAAGAGTCCAAGCGCCTTGTTCCAGATCATGCTTCAGAGACGAATGATAAGTCCGGGTAATTTGAGTCATTTAGAGCGCTTGTTGACTCAGATTGGTAGAGCAGATCTAGCTGGTAAGATTCAAACGAATGGTAACGACACCACGATGGAAACAGAGAGCGCCGTGTCTAGCAATCCAATCGACAAGAGTTATAGAGCTTTCCTGATGAAACTTAGTGATGAATTAACGAGAGATAACGTCGACTCGTTGAAGTTTGTTGCTGATTTACCGGGTAATTAACTTGGTTTTATATTTCGTTTCATCAAACTGTCGAAAAAAAGTAGACTGGAAGTCGGTAGCTATATATATCCTTAGCGCCTAGAGTTTTCTGAGTAGAACCTCATATATCATTTTAGCACCTTTTAATGTTTAAACTACTATCAAGCGAAActtagaagaagaagaagaagtgaaattcatttttaagtgTCTGTACTGTGAGGGAATGCAACTGAACCTGAAATTAAGGCCTTATACCCACAGATCAATAGTCTGCTATGTGCTACGAAGTTTCTTTCCCCAAATATTACCCTAGTCGTTTTTATGGGAGTTTCCTCAGCAGTTAAACCATGGGAAGTCTCTGTGATAAGGACACAGGGAAAGCCCTCTCCTTAAGAAGAGCCCTTGAGTGTAAAAGCAGGTCACACCCACTTTTTGGGTATATAATACTCTCTGTATTGCCCTCTTTCATAATGACCATTGGCTCTAAGTGACCACTCTTCCAAAATACCTAAACTCTTTGTTTATAACTAATTGTGCTTAGAATTTCTCTTTTGAGTACTTCTCTTTGAGCAATGTGGGATTAATTATGtcatattttgtcattttatttgatCTGTCCTCTTTACAGGtaataattaattataaaaagcaGCAAAATCTTGAAATGACCATAAATTTTAATCTTTGCAAGTGAAAAAAGATTCATCTGTATTACACTCCTAGGGTAATAGGAATTCAGGACCTTTGTGTTATTTATTTCAGATGGCATTGATGAAAATGTGCAGAATGGAAAAGACCTCTTCAAGTATATGATTCAATGTGGCAGTATTGGACCTTGTAATTTGGACCACCTTGCTGACATGCTCCAGGAAATACATCGCAGAGACTTAGCAGAGAGAGTCAGAAAATTCCAATCAGATGGTATGCTCCTTTTGTTTTTGAGTTTATATTCTTGTCTTACATTGAAACCTGGTGCAGGCAAATACTAATACATACACTGTAAGTAGTAGCCCAACAATtctttacttaaccctttaactcccatgagtgaccaagacagaatatctccttacaatattaatacaatatcaatcagataagtgatgagaataaagaaaaatgtcaattttgggataattagtCGATTCAATACGcaattctctgaactgacataataagaattgtataattagttaatagtaaggagaattacaaatttggtctgggagttaaagggttaactctttaTACCCTAACACCATtcttcatattctccatactattctgtatacatttcctaaggtgctggcaagaagaatttgtttaaccctttaactcccaaaagtgactaaCTTGCAACTTCCCCCTATAATTTCCACGCTATTTTTAGCAAATGGTTAttcagaatactcaaacttatcagatagaagttttatcttgatctttcaccaaattctcgcaactaatttacaaggaattgtgtagcagctagaggggagaattaacaatcagatcccaAGAGTGAAAAGGgttaacagtcaagagctttgtctgttggtgatcatttcctttatccctgtgaccttaat is a window encoding:
- the LOC131792316 gene encoding large ribosomal subunit protein uL18, whose protein sequence is MGFVKVIKNKAYFKRFQVKFKRRREGKTDYYARKRLVTQDKNKYNTPKYRFVVRFTNKDITCQIAYAKLEGDVIVSAAYAHELPRYGIKVGLTNYAAAYCTGLLLARRLLTKLNLHEIYTGTDEVNGEEYNVESVDGSPGAFRAFLDVGLARTTTGARVFGALKGAVDGGLDIPHSMKRFPGYDCESKEFNAEIHRNHIFGQHVANFMTELKEQDEEAYKKQFSQYIKNGIEPDQIEELYKKAHAAIREDPVAKPSQKKEVTPKRYNRKKMSLQQRKARVAQKKAYFLKQQGDGEDEEEDDE